In Tiliqua scincoides isolate rTilSci1 chromosome 12, rTilSci1.hap2, whole genome shotgun sequence, the genomic window AACCTTTCCAGAACACACACGTCCGTGATGAGCAGCCCACTCTCCGCCCTTACACACAAGCAGACAAAGAGGACCAGTCTACAGGCTGCTCAGGAAGCCATTGCAGGGATCACCTGGTGGCGCCATCAGTGCCTGCCCACCAGGGCACAGCTAGCAGGCGCAGGTGAGTCCCCACTCCCTCGCTGAAGATCGAGCACTCTGCCAAGGATCACACCCCAACCCCGTACAGCACATGAGGAAAGGAGGGGTGTCACTGCCCCGCTtggggcacagcagcagtgccgcCCACCCCCCTGACAAACAGCATTACTATTCCGAGTGCTTCCCCCAAAGGAGTCAGAGCAAGGACCTTTCAGACAAGGGCCAAAAGGAGCACCAGTTCCCGCCTTGCCTCTTGCTTTCTGTTGATCTTGGGGAAGGCGGGGTGAAgcaaaggcagcccccccccccagcccagagtcctgacactgcagcagccctggctGAAGAAGGGGTAGGCGTTCAGGAGTCTCTGTGCAGGAGCTTCTTCAAGTGTGGATGGGAGTAAGGCTTCTCCGTGACAGCGTCGTCTGGCTGAGGAGGCAGTGAGCAGTGGCAGGACTACTTGGCAGGGGCTGAGGCAGCTGCCACAATCTCCTCGTACTTGGGAGGCGGGTCGTTGTACGACAGGCtggcctcctccccactgctgctgctgtcaggaTGCCCCGTCACCTCCTCGTaagaggggggtggggtggaactgGACAGAGCAGGGGCCACGTGGTCAGCGGGACGAAGGCTGTTGCTGTCCAGCTGGCTGGCAGTCCCAGAACCCCACCTGCTGCCAACACCCGCCCTGCTGCTTTGGTCCCGCTGGCAGTACCCGTCACTCTGGCTGTGCGATGCCTCGCGGTACACCATCACACGGGGCAGGCTGCGGCCTGCTCGGCTGGCCAAGTAGCGGTTCTGGGCGTAAGAGGAGGGGCGGTGCCGCGTGGCCTTCTGCAGCTGGCATCTCCAGATGATGAAGAGCGCAATGACGATCAGCAGCGCAACCCCCAGCAAGGGCACCACCACGTACATGGCGTCTGAGCGGCCGCCACCTTCGGTGGGGTCCTTGACTGAGTAGGCGTAGCCCTTCCAAAACTCCATCTACAGCAGGAAGAAGACATGCTCCGGTCAGTGCACAGCCCCTGTGGCTTTCTAGCCACGTGGGCCTAGCCCGGGGCAGGAAGCATCTGGGTGCCCCCTCCAGGTGCAGCAATTGCATTTATTACAGTACACTCCCAGCCCACCTTTCCCCTTACAGGTATTTATGTGGTTTACTTTATAGCATGAAAAATATGCCGTTAAAGACTGTTAAACCTCTTTACAGAGAACACCAGAAGAGCCAGACTGCCACGGGATCAGGTGCACAGAGCCTTTACTCCTACAGGTTGCTtcccccagtggcccaccagcagtCCCcgtctgggaagcccacaagcaggggatgAAGGCAAGAGCCTCCCTCCTACTATGACCCCCCCCAGCAAATGGCATGCTGGGAAGGCACTACCTGCAGGAATCCACCCTGACTAGCCAACAAAATCAGATTCCAGCCCAAAAGGAGGATTTGACACGGGAGGAAGCCAAGCACCCTCCCTCAGAAGGAGGTTCCGAAGCCACAAGGAAGGCCTCTCCTGCATCCCAGTCAAGGGCCACGCCAGAGACAGGAGGTTCTCTGCAGAGGACCTTCTTCAAGTAGGAGCAGGCGCACAAGGGGAGTGACGGCCCTTCAGGCACCGGGTGGTGGGCAGGAGAGCAGACTTGGGCTAGAAGCACATGCTCAGCTCCTCCTCTGAGACAAGGGGGTGCTAAAGAGAAGATGGCAGATCCCAGTCAAGGAGAGGGAGATGCCACCCCCCCGCCCTCTGCCCCACTTACTGTCTTCTCCTTGTTCTCAAACACCTCCTTGACCTCCTCGTAGCTGCAGATCTCCTCCACACACTCCCGCTCAATGGTGCCCTGCCGGAACTCCTCCAGGAAGCCGTTGGCGCGGGGAAGGCGCTTCAGGATGGAGTGTGCCTTCTGGGCCGCCAGGAAGGCTGGAACACAGAAGCCAAAGGCTGCACACGCAGGGCAGAGGTGCTCCAGCCAGGAAGGGAGCTGCTCTCCCAGCACACACCGACAAGCCCCACACGCCCAGCTGTGCAccagccccctctcctccctgACCAGTTTGCAATGTGGAGAGCGAGGCTTCCTCTCAGAAAAACCGCTTCTGCTCTTGGTTAACATGGAGCAGaaggggggcttcctcccagctccaGGTCAGCCTGCCCAGGGACTGAAGGTGCCGCGAACTTCAGGGAGGGTTCCGGAACAGCTTCCAGCCCATCAGCGGCAGCTTCAGCCTCCAAATCCTCACCAGCCCCCCATGTGTGGGAGGAGGATCCCCGCCCACTTCGGGGCACTTACTCGCCATGTCGCATCTTCGCTCGTCACTGGAGGGTCTCGCCCATCTGTTGGAACAAGGGCGGTCCGTCACGGGCCTGCGCCTCCAGGCTGCGACCCTCGGGGCCTCCCACCCCTCCGGCCTCGGACTGCGCGGCTCAGCAGCTCCCGGGAGCAGCGGGGGGCCGGCAGCCCGGCTCTCCCAGACGGACGAAGCGCAGCGTAGCGGCGGAGGCGGCAGCACAGCCCAGCCAAGGGGCGAACCGCTCCGGCGGCGTCTTCACAGGAGGGCGGCGGGCGCACGTGCGGGCCACACGGCGGGCCTTCCGCTCCTGCGACGGGCAGCCGCCGCCTCCCGCTCCCGCTCAGCCACCGGAGCAAAGCCCAGCGGGCCTCCCGCCTCCCCGGACTTCCAGGGTGCTGCCCGTCCGCCCGCCCCGCAGGAGCCCCTCCGGCTGGAAAGCGCGCGCGGCAGGCGGGGCTCCTCCATGCCGCGAGCGGAGGGCGGCGGGGAGGACCTCGGGATGCCGccggcggggcggggcggagcTGCTGCTGCGCGGGGGGCGGCACCGTCTCGGCCCCGCCCGCCCCTCCGTCGACGCAGGGCTCCGCGCGAGGGTTGCCATGGCAACAGCGGGGGTGCAGCGCCGGGCTGCCGCTGACGTCCCGCGCCGCACATGCAGGATGCGGCCCTCGGGGCGGAGGACGCCCCTGCCGGCCCGGCCGGCGGGAGGGCTTCCTCGCCCGGCCTCCCGCGGCCGCCAGCCGCGAATCCGGACCCCGCATCGGAACGGCTGCGCTGCAGCCAGGAGCAGCGGCGCTTTGCCGCCCCGACGGCGCGCCCTCCCCGGCGGAGCCAGCGCCTCACCCTGCTCGGCCTCCCGCTGCGTGCCGGGCCCGGCCGGGCCGGAGGGAAGCAGCCTCGGGCAGACGGTCCGCGCCCCGCGGCCTCCCGCCCCGTCCAGTCGAGCCGAGCGCCGCTCCGGCGGCAGGAGCAGCAGCGGCACCGGCGGCGCCAATGGGAGGAGGCGGTGCCGCCGCTCGCCCCGCCCAGTCGCGGAAGGA contains:
- the PRRG3 gene encoding transmembrane gamma-carboxyglutamic acid protein 3, yielding MATFLAAQKAHSILKRLPRANGFLEEFRQGTIERECVEEICSYEEVKEVFENKEKTMEFWKGYAYSVKDPTEGGGRSDAMYVVVPLLGVALLIVIALFIIWRCQLQKATRHRPSSYAQNRYLASRAGRSLPRVMVYREASHSQSDGYCQRDQSSRAGVGSRWGSGTASQLDSNSLRPADHVAPALSSSTPPPSYEEVTGHPDSSSSGEEASLSYNDPPPKYEEIVAAASAPAK